One part of the Drosophila teissieri strain GT53w chromosome 3R, Prin_Dtei_1.1, whole genome shotgun sequence genome encodes these proteins:
- the LOC122622309 gene encoding F-box only protein 11: MPSASFTSSRTYVRRSRRKGANRIAMPNRPTGNIMDPMLQQNVAAAGAGASASGSNSSAAGSSGAGSVGNNNASSSGSSGATSTSGSAAAAAAAAAGATAAGASSSAEYFDSGQGASGSSGAASSGFSGSFYNALQMMDTTESSGAGTSQSTPPALGASSSTTSKSTCATVGSSTASTSAAAAAAASASAGSSHQSPYDLRRKISASSHDQWPTSSSSAVAAAAAILVGPSSSSPPLVNPGASPSSSSSSSSSSSSSSSASSSSSSSNVQAPSTSATFPVNNAPTTGATLAQPPNVHSSVPQQHCGALPVGAAIEDNNYMLPARKRSRRLYTQGGEMGPTAGATGEAAGAGTAASGGAGCAPTAAQYLQYELPDEVLLAIFSYLMEQDLCRLALVCKRFNTIANDTELWKRLYQSVFEYDLPLFNPELCKFVFEKPEESEYANPWKESFHQLYRGVHVRPGYQERRSSGRSIVFFNTIQAALDYPEERAAAGVFVPAGAGAGNVVSAGLSNTSASAGVGGASVNALVNIYEEQVAPTEHPGPLIFLHAGHYKGEYLFIDSDVALVGAAPGNVAESVILEREAGSTVMFVEGAKYAYVGYLTLKFSPEVTSTVSHHKHYCLDIGENCSPTVDNCIIRSTSVVGAAVCVGGVNANPVIRNCDISDCENVGLYVTDYAQGTYEHNEISRNALAGIWVKNFASPIMRENHIHHGRDVGIFTFENGMGYFEKNDIHNNRIAGFEVKAGANPTVVKCEIHHGQTGGIYVHENGLGQFIENRIHSNNFAGVWITSNSNPTIRKNEIYNGHQGGVYIFGEGRGLIEHNNIYGNALAGIQIRTNSDPIVRHNKIHHGQHGGIYVHEKGQGLIEENEVYSNTLAGVWITTGSTPVLRRNRIHSGKQVGVYFYDNGHGKLEDNDIFNHLYSGVQIRTGSNPVIRGNKIWGGQNGGVLVYNGGLGLLEQNEIFDNAMAGVWIKTDSNPTLKRNKIYDGRDGGICIFNGGKGILEENDIFRNTQAGVLISTQSHPILRRNRIYDGQAAGVEITNNATATLEHNQIFKNKFGGLCLASGVQPITRGNNIFNNEDEVEKAVSSGQCLYKISSYTSFPMHDFYRCQTCNTTDRNAICVNCIKNCHAGHDVEFIRHDRFFCDCGAGTLSNQCQLQGEPTQDTDTLYDSAAPMESHTLMVN; the protein is encoded by the exons ATGCCGAGCGCCTCGTTCACCTCGTCGCGCACCTACGTGCGCCGCTCCCGCCGGAAAGGAGCCAACCGGATAGCGATGCCCAACCGGCCGACGGGCAACATAATGGATCCCATGCTTCAACAGAATGTGGCCGCCGCCGGTGCGGGAGCCAGTGCATCCGGTTCCAACAGCAGTGCCGCTGGCAGTTCCGGTGCTGGTAGtgttggcaacaacaacgccaGCAGTAGCGGGAGCAGTGGCGCCACATCCACCTCCGGatctgcagcggcagcagcagcagcagctgccggaGCTACTGCAGCAGGAGCCTCCAGTTCTGCGGAGTACTTTGACAGCGGCCAAGGTGCTAGTGGCTCCAGTGGAGCGGCATCATCGGGCTTCTCTGGCAGCTTTTATAATGCCCTGCAAATGATGGACACCACTGAGAGCTCGGGCGCCGGCACCAGCCAGTCAACGCCACCGGCATTAGgagcctcctcctccaccacctcgAAGTCCACCTGCGCCACAGTCGGATCTAGTACGGCAAGCACGTCCgctgccgcagcagctgcagcctcTGCTTCAGCCGGAAGTAGTCACCAGAGCCCGTACGACTTGCGCCGAAAGATCTCCGCCAGCAGCCACGACCAGTGGCCCACCAGCTCATCTTCCGCCgtggcagcagctgccgcaatACTCGTAGGACCATCGAGCAGCTCCCCGCCGCTGGTTAATCCGGGTGCCTCGccctccagctcctcgtcgtcctcctcctccagctcgtcGTCTTCGTCCGCCTCGTCCTCGAGCTCCTCGTCCAACGTACAGGCGCCGTCGACCAGCGCCACCTTTCCGGTGAACAATGCACCCACCACTGGAGCCACGCTGGCGCAGCCACCCAATGTCCACAGCTCGGTGCCGCAACAGCATTGTGGTGCACTGCCGGTTGGCGCTGCCATCGAGGATAATAACTACATGCTGCCAGCGAGGAAAAGATCCCGACGCCTCTACACACAAGGCGGAGAAATGGGACCGACTGCTGGAGCCACTGGAGAAGCAGCCGGAGCTGGAACAGCAGCGTCCGGCGGTGCAGGTTGTGCGCCCACGGCGGCCCAGTACCTTCAGTATGAGCTGCCCGACGAGGTTCTGCTGGCCATCTTCTCATATCTGATGGAACAGGACCTATGCCGCCTGGCGCTCGTATGCAAGCGCTTCAACACCATTGCCAACGACACGGAGCTGTGGAAGCGACTCTATCAGTCTGTCTTTGAGTACGACCTGCCACTCTTCAACCCGGAGCTGTGCAAGTTCGTATTTGAGAAACCCGAGGAGTCGGAGTACGCCAATCCGTGGAAAGAGAGCTTCCACCAGCTGTACCGAGGCGTGCATGTGCGTCCCGGTTACCAGGAGCGTCGCAGCTCCGGCCGCAGCATTGTCTTCTTCAACACCATTCAGGCAGCTCTGGATTACCCAGAAGAGCGAGCGGCAGCTGGAGTTTTTGTGCCAGCCGGTGCAGGAGCCGGCAATGTGGTATCCGCCGGACTGTccaacacaagtgcgtcagcGGGTGTTGGTGGTGCCAGCGTCAATGCACTGGTCAACATCTATGAGGAGCAAGTGGCCCCGACCGAGCATCCCGGACCACTGATATTCCTTCATGCTGGTCATTACAAGGGGGAATATCTGTTCATCGATTCGGACGTGGCACTTGTTGGGGCAGCGCCTGGCAACGTAGCGGAATCAGTGATCCTGGAGCGGGAGGCCGGTTCCACTGTGATGTTTGTAGAGGGCGCCAAGTACGCCTACGTGGGTTACCTCACACTCAAGTTTTCGCCCGAGGTCACATCAACAGTGTCGCATCACAAGCACTACTGCCTGGACATCGGCGAGAACTGCTCCCCAACTGTGGACAATTGCATCATTCGCTCTACCTCGGTGGTGGGCGCTGCCGTCTGTGTGGGCGGGGTCAACGCCAATCCCGTCATTCGAAACTGCGATATCAGCGACTGCGAGAATGTTGGTCTCTACGTCACTGACTACGCCCAGGGAACATACGAGCACAACGAGATCAGCCGGAACGCACTGGCGGGCATTTGGGTTAAGAACTTCGCCAGTCCGATTATGCGGGAGAACCACATACACCACGGTCGGGATGTGGGCATCTTTACCTTCGAAAATGGAATG GGCTACTTTGAGAAGAATGATATCCACAACAATCGCATAGCTGGCTTCGAGGTTAAGGCCGGAGCTAATCCTACAGTGGTCAAGTGTGAAATCCATCACGGCCAGACGGGCGGCATTTATGTGCACGAGAACGGACTTGGTCAGTTCATAGAGAACCGCATTCATTCGAATAACTTTGCAG GTGTCTGGATAACCTCCAACAGCAATCCAACCATCCGCAAGAACGAGATCTACAACGGTCACCAGGGAGGAGTGTACATTTTTGGCGAGGGTCGGGGTCTGATCGAACACAATAACATTTACGGAAATGCTCTGGCAGGGATTCAGATTCGCACCAATAGCGATCCCATAGTACGGCACAACAAGATCCACCATGGCCAACACGGCGGCATCTATGTGCATGAGAAGGGCCAAGGGCTGATAGAGGAGAACGAGGTGTACTCCAACACACTGGCGGGCGTGTGGATCACCACTGGTAGCACTCCGGTATTGCGACGCAATCGAATACATTCGGGAAAGCAGGTGGGAGTGTACTTTTACGACAACGGGCATGGAAAATTGGAGGACAACGACATATTCAACCACCTGTACTCGGGAGTGCAAATCCGTACGGGCAGCAATCCTGTAATACGAGGCAACAAGATCTGGGGCGGACAAAATGGTGGAGTACTAGTGTACAATGGTGGTCTGGGATTGTTGGAGCAGAATGAGATATTCGACAACGCCATGGCCGGTGTTTGGATTAAAACGGACTCCAACCCCACGCTAAAGCGCAACAAAATCTATGACGGTCGTGATGGCGGCATCTGCATCTTCAACGGCGGCAAGGGCATTCTTGAGGAGAACGATATATTCCGCAACACGCAGGCCGGTGTACTGATCTCGACGCAATCGCACCCAATCCTTCGACGGAATCGCATTTACGATGGCCAAGCAGCGGGCGTGGAGATAACCAATAATGCCACCGCCACGCTTGAGCACAATCAGATATTCAAGAACAAGTTCGGTGGGCTGTGCCTTGCCAGTGGCGTTCAGCCCATAACGCGGGGCAACAACATCTTCAACAACGAAGACGAGGTGGAGAAGGCCGTATCCAGCGGGCAGTGCCTGTACAAGATTAGCAGCTATACCTCCTTTCCCATGCACGACTTCTACCGCTGCCAGACCTGCAACACAACCGACCGCAACGCCATATGCGTCAATTGCATAAAGAATTGTCATGCTGGTCATGACGTCGAGTTTATACGACACGATCG CTTCTTTTGCGACTGCGGTGCTGGCACCCTGTCCAACCAGTGTCAACTGCAGGGCGAACCCACTCAGGACACGGACACGCTCTACGACTCGGCCGCCCCCATGGAATCACACACACTGATGGTCAACTAG
- the LOC122621460 gene encoding elongation of very long chain fatty acids protein F, translating to MADFLNGTLITSEDPVRLPLIGSPWPSLTIVSIYLLFVLKVGRKFMENRKPYDLRGVIRAYNIMQIVYNSVVLICGLHFLFVLKAYDLRCITRLPLDHEFKSRERVLTYAYFFNKFMDLMETVFFVLRKKDRQISFLHVFHHLVMSFGGYMHITYSGYGGILFPSCLLNVAVHVIMYSYYYLSSVRKDVQTSRWKKYITIVQLVQFVLVLANFSYTLMQPNCNASRPVLYFGILISTTFILMFANFYVHNYILTGKQKPALKSE from the exons ATGGCTGATTTTCTCAATGGCACCCTGATCACCTCGGAAGATCCTGTCCGCCTTCCACTCATCGGCAGTCCATGGCCCTCGCTCACCATCGTTTCGATCTATCTGCTGTTCGTCTTGAAGGTGGGCCGGAAGTTCATGGAGAACCGAAAGCCCTACGACCTCCGTGGCGTCATCAGGGCATACAACATCATGCAGATCGTCTACAACAGCGTTGTTCTGATATGC GGTCTTCACTTCTTGTTCGTGCTGAAGGCGTACGACCTGCGATGCATCACCAGACTGCCGCTGGACCACGAGTTTAAGAGCAGGGAAAGAGTGCTCACCTACGCGTACTTCTTCAACAAGTTCATGGACCTAATGGAGACGGTGTTCTTTGTGCTGCGTAAGAAGGATCGCCAGATATCCTTCCTGCACGTCTTCCACCACCTGGTCATGTCCTTCGGCGGTTACATGCACATCACCTACAGCGGCTATGGCGGCATCCTCTTTCCATCGTGCCTGCTCAACGTGGCGGTCCACGTGATCATGTACTCCTACTACTACCTGTCCTCCGTCCGCAAGGATGTGCAGACGAGTCGCTGGAAGAAGTACATCACCATCGTCCAGCTGGTGCAGTTCGTCCTGGTGCTGGCGAACTTCAGCTACACCCTGATGCAGCCCAACTGCAATGCCTCGCGACCTGTGCTATATTTTGGCATACTCATATCCACGACCTTCATCCTGATGTTTGCCAACTTCTACGTTCACAACTACATATTGACCGGCAAACAAAAGCCCGCGTTAAAATCCGAATGA
- the LOC122622310 gene encoding BTB/POZ domain-containing protein KCTD3, which translates to MSHFTHATSSDLVNLNVGGQRFSTSRQTLTWIPDTFFTALLSGRISSLRDEHNAIFIDRDPTLFSIILNYLRTKDIDIKNCEIRALRHEAEYYGITPLTKRLALCEDLNHSSCGDLLFYGFLAAPPMPSNEAVPAASIDESLPSTSASAIGSRPGSMVRVPEPSRSSHSRNSSWDLRLGRTGSTGNGANPPAPMLHSRNPSMDFMRHSRNSSADLNKVFRNEVGLVFSPTQNSNWVDPMRVQIIKAHQNWIAVAYAHFVTCYRVKDSNGWQQVFTSPHIDATIERIAINSKVNTSAAEPLPSKMVAISYGSQIRLWSIQEGGQKTDVGTFNLNVRVEYLFFIGSQLVALSSSGKIGVWHAMTQHWQIQDLVPVLSFDSAGSFLLLGCNNGSIYYIDMQKFPLRIKDNDLLVTELYKDVTLDPITAISVYLTPKTSSISGNWIEIAYGTKSGAVRIIVQHPETAGHGPHLFETFFVHQSPVTKVMLSEKYLVSVCSEYHHVRTWRLTRFRGMLSTQPGSTPEASFKIVSLEATDTSYSYAAGNDFGPYGDYDDMIFVQKVVPETDQLYVRLASNGDRVCVIRSVDSSTISAFCVLECEVSSRFILTGHCNGAIQMWDLTTALALLSKDEPQQKINGGPDTNELLRLLDQCEISNSSCTTPCMSPCLSAMGNGSGMASSIARMKASNIALLNREPAMAMAVQVQPPAQVQPALPEAVAPAAIPMADDNNE; encoded by the exons ATGTCCCACTTTACGCACGCCACCAGCAGCGACCTGGTCAACCTCAATGTGGGTGGTCAGCG CTTTTCCACGTCGCGGCAAACGCTTACGTGGATCCCGGACACCTTCTTCACGGCTCTGCTCAGCGGACGCATCTCGAGTTTAAGGGACGAGCACAATGCCATCTTCATTGACCGCGATCCGACGCTCTTCTCGATCATACTCAACTACTTAAGGACAAAGGACATCGACATCAAGAACTGCGAAATACGCGCCCTGCGTCACGAGGCCGAGTACTATGGCATCACGCCGCTGACCAAGCGCTTGGCACTCTGCGAAGACCTTAACCACTCGTCCTGCGGCGATTTGCTCTTCTACGGCTTTCTGGCGGCACCGCCCATGCCGTCGAACGAAGCTGTGCCAGCTGCTAGCATCGACGAGTCGTTGCCCTCCACTTCGGCCAGTGCGATTGGTAGTCGTCCCGGATCCATGGTGCGCGTTCCCGAACCCTCACGCTCTTCACACTCGCGCAATTCATCATGGGATCTGCGCTTGGGTCGCACAGGCAGCACTGGCAATGGTGCCAACCCTCCAGCTCCCATGCTGCACTCACGCAATCCCTCGATGGACTTTATGCGACACTCGCGCAACTCCTCGGCGGATCTGAACAAAGTCTTTCGAAACGAAGTGGGTCTGGTGTTCAGTCCCACGCAGAACTCGAACTGGGTGGACCCGATGCGAGTGCAAATCATCAAGGCGCACCAGAATTGGATAGCAGTGGCATACGCGCACTTTGTGACCTGCTACCGGGTGAAAGACTCCAACGGGTGGCAGCAGGTGTTCACATCGCCCCACATCGACGCCACCATCGAAAGAATCGCCATCAACTCGAAGGTGAACACTTCTGCAGCAGAGCCACTGCCCAGCAAGATGGTGGCCATCTCTTACGGCAGTCAGATAAGGTTATGGAGCATTCAGGAGGGTGGCCAGAAAACGGATGTGGGCACGTTTAATTTGAATGTGCGAGTGGAGTACCTGTTCTTCATCGGTAGTCAGCTGGTGGCCCTGTCCTCCTCCGGCAAGATCGGCGTGTGGCACGCGATGACCCAGCACTGGCAGATTCAAGACCTAGTGCCAGTGCTCTCGTTCGACTCAGCCGGTTCTTTTTTGCTGCTTGGTTGCAACAACGGCTCCATCTACTACATAGACATGCAGAAGTTCCCGCTGCGGATAAAGGACAATGATTTACTGGTTACCGAGCTCTACAAAGATGTCACACTGGACCCCATTACGGCTATCTCGGTCTACCTTACGCCAAAAACCTCGAGCATAAGTGGCAATTGGATAGAAATTGCCTATGGCACCAAGTCGGGAGCGGTGCGAATCATCGTCCAGCATCCGGAGACAGCTGGTCATGGACCACACCTTTTCGAGACTTTCTTTGTGCACCAAAGCCCCGTAACCAAGGTGATGCTGTCGGAGAAATACCTCGTCTCCGTGTGCAGCGAATACCACCACGTACGAACGTGGCGTCTGACCCGCTTCCGGGGCATGCTCTCTACCCAGCCGGGCTCCACGCCGGAAGCCTCATTTAAAATCGTTTCACTGGAAGCTACCGATACCAGTTACAGCTATGCGGCTGGGAATGATTTTGGGCCTTACGGCGACTACGACGACATGATATTCGTGCAAAAGGTGGTGCCCGAGACTGATCAGCTGTACGTGCGCTTGGCATCCAACGGGGATCGGGTGTGCGTCATTAGATCCGTGGACAGCTCCACAATTTCGGCATTCTGTGTGCTCGAGTGCGAGGTATCATCCCGTTTCATACTCACCGGTCACTGCAACGGCGCCATTCAAATGTGGGACCTAACCACAGCACTGGCGCTGCTCTCTAAGGATGAGCCGCAGCAGAAAATCAATGGCGGACCCGACACCAATGAGCTTCTCCGCCTACTTGACCAGTGTGAAATCAGCAATTCATCATGCACAACACCTTGTATGTCACCGTGTCTATCAGCTATGGGCAACGGCTCTGGAATGGCCTCCTCCATAGCCCGCATGAAAGCCAGCAACATAGCCCTGCTAAATCGGGAACCAGCAATGGCCATGGCCGTCCAAGTCCAGCCGCCCGCTCAGGTGCAACCTGCTCTTCCAGAGGCTGTGGCGCCGGCTGCTATCCCGATGGCTGACGACAACAACGAATGA
- the LOC122619182 gene encoding elongation of very long chain fatty acids protein F, translating into MLEVFDKPLADPVQLPLAGSLWSSVIIIAVYLLFVLKLGRQLMDKHEALQLRGVLKFYNIGQVLFNTLIFVWGFHLLFVQKPYNLSCMQVLPQDHELKSTERTLSYLYHLNKLLDLMDTIFFVLRKKQRQITFLHVFHHVFMVITSHLLIRFYGFGGHVFLICMFNVLVHMVMYGYYYASSQSQNVQESLWWKKYLTVGQLVQFLMMFLHCMYTVFQPNCSASRGVIYVISSASAFMFVMFSKFYIKTYIRPKQAKSKGKVN; encoded by the exons ATGTTGGAGGTGTTCGACAAGCCCTTGGCCGATCCTGTCCAGCTGCCGCTGGCGGGCAGTCTGTGGTCCTCGGTGATCATCATCGCGGTGTATCTGCTGTTTGTGCTGAAGCTGGGCAGGCAGCTGATGGACAAGCATGAGGCCCTCCAGCTGCGCGGTGTCCTCAAGTTCTACAACATCGGACAGGTCCTGTTCAATACGTTGATTTTCGTGTGG GGCTTTCACCTGTTGTTCGTGCAGAAGCCGTACAACCTGAGCTGCATGCAGGTCCTGCCGCAGGATCATGAGCTCAAGTCCACGGAAAGGACCCTGTCGTACTTGTACCATCTGAACAAGCTGCTCGACCTGATGGACACCATCTTCTTTGTGCTGCGCAAGAAACAGCGCCAGATCACGTTCCTCCATGTGTTCCATCACGTGTTCATGGTCATCACGTCGCACCTGCTGATCCGCTTCTATGGCTTCGGTGGTCACGTCTTCCTGATCTGCATGTTCAATGTGCTGGTGCACATGGTGATGTACGGCTACTACTACGCCTCGTCGCAGAGCCAGAATGTCCAGGAGAGCCTCTGGTGGAAGAAGTACCTCACCGTTGGCCAGCTGGTGCAGTTCCTCATGATGTTCCTGCACTGCATGTACACCGTTTTCCAGCCCAACTGCTCGGCGTCGCGGGGTGTCATCTACGTCATAAGTTCGGCCAGCGCCTTCATGTTTGTGATGTTTTCCAAGTTCTACATAAAGACCTACATTCGACCGAAGCAGGCCAAGTCCAAGGGCAAGGTCAACTGA
- the LOC122618945 gene encoding elongation of very long chain fatty acids protein F codes for MLAPADPVKAPVFGDPWVTMVTLGSYLLFVLKVGPKIMEKRKPFQLTAVIRVYNIFQILYNGVILVLGAHFLFVLKAYKISCIVNLPMDHEHKDRERLICILYMFNKFVDLVETVFFVLRKKDKQISFLHVFHHFVMAFFGYLYYFFHGYGGVAFPQCLLNTAVHVIMYAYYYLSSISQEVQRSLWWKKYITIAQLVQFAIIMLHCTITLTQPNCEVNRPLTYACGLLAGFFAVIFSQFYFHTYIKPGKKSSKH; via the exons ATGCTCGCTCCGGCAGATCCTGTAAAGGCGCCAGTATTCGGCGATCCTTGGGTCACCATGGTCACGTTGGGTAGCTATCTGCTGTTTGTGCTCAAGGTGGGCCCCAAAATCATGGAGAAGCGAAAGCCCTTCCAGTTGACTGCTGTCATCAGGGTCTACAACATATTCCAGATCCTCTACAATGGCGTAATACTCGTTTTA GGAGCTCACTTCCTGTTTGTCCTGAAAGCCTACAAAATCAGCTGCATTGTCAATCTGCCGATGGATCACGAGCATAAGGATAGGGAGCGTTTGATATGCATTTTGTATATGTTCAACAAATTCGTGGACCTTGTGGAAACGGTGTTCTTTGTGCTCCGCAAGAAGGACAAACAGATATCCTTTCTGCACGTCTTCCATCACTTTGTGATGGCATTTTTCGGATATCTGTACTACTTTTTCCACGGCTACGGTGGCGTTGCGTTTCCACAGTGCCTGCTAAACACCGCCGTCCACGTGATCATGTACGCCTACTATTACCTATCTTCGATCAGCCAGGAGGTGCAGCGCAGTCTCTGGTGGAAGAAGTACATCACCATTGCCCAGCTGGTCCAGTTCGCGATAATCATGCTCCACTGTACCATCACACTGACGCAGCCCAACTGCGAGGTCAACAGACCCCTGACCTACGCATGCGGATTGCTGGCCGGCTTCTTTGCCGTGATTTTCAGCCAATTTTATTTCCACACCTACATAAAGCCAGGCAAGAAGTCATCGAAACATTGA
- the LOC122619179 gene encoding elongation of very long chain fatty acids protein F: MFAHILDFLNRTPPDPVRLPLTSSHWPVLTILGVYLVLIKIVGPLFMQNRKPYNLDRAIKIYNIVQIAYNGILLICAVYFMFGPGNYSFSCMSNLPLDHEYKNWERWLSYTYFFNKLMDLLETVFFILRKKYRQISFLHVFHHVYMVYIGFLYMYYYGYGGHGFFLVTFNVVVHTMMYTYYYQSSLNRNSGGDLWWKKYITVVQLVQFVIVFSHCVYILRQDDCQTARLSATWGSLISVVFIILFSNFYVRTYILPKKAKPLLR, from the exons ATGTTTGCCCATATACTGGACTTCCTGAACCGCACTCCGCCGGATCCTGTGCGTCTGCCCCTGACCAGCAGCCACTGGCCCGTGCTGACCATACTGGGAGTCTACCTGGTCCTCATAAAGATAGTGGGTCCGTTGTTTATGCAGAACCGAAAGCCGTACAATCTGGATAGAGCTATCAAGATCTACAACATCGTGCAAATAGCATACAATGGCATCTTGCTGATCTGT GCTGTTTACTTCATGTTCGGCCCCGGAAACTATAGCTTCAGTTGCATGTCCAATCTGCCGCTGGATCATGAGTACAAGAACTGGGAGCGATGGCTCAGCTACACGTACTTCTTCAACAAGTTGATGGACCTGCTGGAGACCGTGTTCTTTATACTGAGAAAGAAGTATCGACAGATATCCTTCCTGCACGTTTTCCACCATGTGTACATGGTGTACATAGGCTTTTTGTACATGTACTACTATGGATACGGCGGCCATGGGTTCTTCCTGGTCACTTTCAACGTGGTTGTGCACACCATGATGTACACCTACTACTATCAGTCCTCCCTCAATCGCAACTCGGGTGGTGATCTCTGGTGGAAGAAGTACATCACAGTCGTGCAGCTCGTCCAGTTCGTTATAGTGTTCTCCCACTGCGTCTATATCCTGCGCCAAGATGACTGCCAAACGGCTAGATTGTCGGCCACTTGGGGCTCACTCATCTCCGTAGTATTTATAATTCTCTTCAGCAACTTCTACGTCCGCACCTACATTCTTCCCAAGAAAGCGAAGCCGCTGTTACGATGA
- the LOC122622311 gene encoding L-asparaginase codes for MPAGKCGCLKKEARVHVIYVGGTIGMIRNESGVLHTVPMVLGQQLQEFPSCHDRHYKTKMDDCGMMVLPAVSGAPYRVLYDLIEFCPLVDSSCMGFCDWKRIANEVGRTYDSYDGFVILHGTDTLAYSASALAFMLESLNKPVVFTGAQIPIFEARSDGRENFLGALLIAGNYSIPEVLVFFGNKILRGCRSTKLSSDSFHALDSPNLAPLGRANVNIEINSRQIFRPCNIKPFSLHSELEKNVALLRIYPGISVSVVRAILKDPTKGVVLQTYGAGNFPVNREDLLDELREAVHRGVIIVNTTQCSAGMVANIYETGQGLLDVGVIPGYDMTQEAAFTKLAYVLSKPEWDVANKKKVMLLSLRGELTTNKVAKINDIDLIEGVARTLHMSTAMERQQMCSTFYPALVAAAVTEGDVHKLGDLKQYGANLCDTNCDGRSAMHLACFLGKLNCVCFLISAGCPVNVHDRFNRTPLHEAIDTDNHDIIKALLKNDAKLNDQPLVQAELLRALTERGKIKRLESFRLAGANLTLADRTGRTALHYACQLGNHEVVEYLLPHYENPYIKDELGMSPIDYAKAANHAHILTLMRFKEKELAKEDPCSCTN; via the exons ATGCCAGCGGGGAAGTGCGGTTGCTTGAAGAAGGAGGCTCGCGTCCATGTCATCTACGTGGGTGGAACCATCGGAATGATCCGCAACGAGTCCGGAG TACTGCACACCGTGCCCATGGTGCTGGGTCAGCAGCTTCAGGAGTTTCCCAGCTGCCACGACAGGCATTACAAAACCAAGATGGATGACTGTGGCATGATGGTGTTACCCGCTGTGTCTGGTGCTCCGTATAGAGTCCTTTACGATTTGATTGAGTTCTGCCCACTGGTGGACTCCAGCTGCATGGGCTTCTGCGACTGGAAGCGCATTGCCAACGAAGTGGGA AGAACATACGATTCCTACGACGGCTTTGTGATCCTCCATGGAACTGATACCTTGGCCTACTCCGCCTCGGCACTAGCCTTCATGCTGGAGAGCCTGAACAAGCCCGTGGTATTTACTGGGGCACAGATTCCGATCTTTGAGGCTCGCAGCGATGGTCGTGAGAACTTCTTGGGCGCACTTCTGATAGCAGGCAACTACAGTATTCCCGAGGTGCTGGTCTTCTTTGGCAACAAGATTCTGCGTGGCTGTCGCTCCACGAAGCTCAGCTCGGACTCCTTCCATGCACTGGACTCTCCCAATCTGGCACCATTGGGTCGGGCGAATGTCAACATCGAGATCAACAGCCGCCAAATCTTCCGGCCCTGCAATATTAAGCCATTTTCGCTTCATTCGGAACTGGAAAAGAATGTGGCTCTGCTGCGGATTTACCCGGGAATAAGTGTTAGTGTGGTACGGGCCATACTGAAGGATCCAACAAAAGGTGTGGTTCTGCAGACCTATGGAGCCGGCAACTTTCCGGTGAATCGTGAGGACTTGCTGGACGAACTGAGGGAGGCGGTTCACAGAGGCGTTATTATCGTCAACACCACGCAGTGCTCGGCGGGCATGGTGGCCAACATTTACGAGACGGGTCAGGGGCTGCTCGACGTGGGCGTGATTCCCGGCTACGATATGACTCAGGAGGCCGCCTTTACCAAGCTGGCCTATGTGCTGTCCAAGCCGGAGTGGGACGTTGCCAACAAGAAGAAGGTGATGCTGCTGAGTCTGCGCGGCGAGCTGACCACCAATAAGGTGGCCAAGATCAACGACATCGATCTGATCGAGGGCGTGGCCCGCACATTGCACATGTCGACGGCGATGGAGCGGCAGCAGATGTGCTCCACATTCTATCCCGCTTTGGTGGCGGCCGCAGTCACCGAAGGTGATGTCCACAAGTTGGGCGATCTCAAGCAGTACGGCGCCAATCTGTGCGACACCAACTGCGATGGACGCTCCGCCATGCACTTGGCCTGCTTCCTGGGCAAACTGAATTGCGTCTGCTTCCTGATCTCCGCCGGTTGTCCGGTAAATGTCCACGATCGATTCAACCGCACGCCATTGCACGAGGCCATCGACACGGACAACCATGACATAATTAAGGCGCTGCTCAAGAACGATGCCAAGCTCAACGATCAGCCGCTGGTCCAGGCGGAGCTACTGCGTGCCCTTACCGAGCGGGGTAAGATCAAGCGATTGGAGTCATTTCGGCTGGCCGGCGCCAATCTCACGCTGGCCGATCGGACAGGACGAACCGCGCTGCACTACGCCTGCCAGTTGGGCAACCACGAGGTGGTCGAATATCTGCTGCCGCACTACGAGAATCCCTACATCAAGGATGAGCTGGGCATGTCGCCCATCGACTACGCCAAGGCAGCCAATCATGCCCACATCCTGACGCTGATGCGATtcaaggagaaggagctggCCAAGGAAGACCCGTGTTCCTGTACGAATTAA